Proteins found in one Pontibacter sp. SGAir0037 genomic segment:
- a CDS encoding glycosyltransferase family 2 protein, whose amino-acid sequence MVKVSIITVVFNASKTIADTIQSVLEQTYCNIEYIVVDGLSTDGTIDVVRSFGDAVSVFVSEKDNGLYDAINKGIGLATGDVIGLLHADDILDNPGTIGLIVETLNQYGADSAYGDLLYVKQDNTSKVFRNWKAGSFTKRSFLYGWMPPHPTFYVRKTCLEKYGFYNTHFKTAADYELMLRLLYKYQVSTVYIPETLVRMRVGGKSNASISNRLKANQEDYLAWQVNNLKPFFLTRYLKPLRKIFQFIR is encoded by the coding sequence ATGGTAAAGGTTTCTATCATCACGGTTGTTTTCAACGCGTCTAAGACCATTGCTGACACTATACAATCGGTGCTGGAGCAGACGTACTGCAATATAGAATATATTGTGGTAGACGGACTATCTACGGATGGGACCATAGACGTTGTCAGAAGCTTTGGTGATGCTGTGTCTGTTTTCGTTTCAGAAAAAGACAACGGTTTATACGATGCCATTAACAAAGGTATAGGATTGGCTACCGGCGATGTAATAGGCTTGTTACATGCGGATGATATTCTTGATAATCCTGGCACTATCGGTTTAATAGTTGAGACTCTAAATCAGTATGGAGCAGACAGTGCTTACGGTGATCTTCTCTATGTGAAGCAGGATAACACGAGCAAAGTGTTCAGAAACTGGAAAGCAGGAAGCTTTACAAAAAGGAGTTTCCTGTATGGCTGGATGCCTCCGCACCCTACATTTTATGTGCGAAAAACCTGCCTGGAAAAATACGGATTCTATAATACTCATTTTAAGACTGCGGCAGACTATGAACTGATGCTCCGCCTGCTGTATAAGTACCAGGTCAGTACAGTATACATTCCGGAAACATTGGTCCGGATGCGGGTGGGGGGGAAGAGTAATGCTTCTATAAGCAACAGGCTCAAAGCCAATCAGGAAGACTACCTGGCCTGGCAGGTAAATAATCTGAAACCGTTTTTCCTGACGCGCTACCTAAAGCCTTTGCGGAAAATTTTTCAGTTTATAAGATAG
- a CDS encoding glycosyltransferase: protein MKPLPKILIFIDWYLPGFKAGGPIQSCANLVAHLKAYFQFYIITRNTDYCSDIPYPGVASDSWNEVEGVQVYYLSKDKINYRNIKRLTAAVLADYIYINGIYSLNFSLIPLVVAKRLSHKHIIVAGRGMFAQSAVQVKATKKTLFFKIVRLLRLYQDVTFHATNPKEAQDIKGLLGSETNVWVAANMAKAVNAGSLSAREKKAGELKLVSIARISPEKNTLFALEVLSAYEGTGKICFDIYGPVYNIAYWEQCQRVIAKMPHNVSVRYKESLDRELVFETLKQYHVLFMPTQGENFGHIILESLTTGCPVIISDQTPWKNLHEKKVGYDIALTNHQSYIKAIEAFLGMEQEQYDQISANAFNCAISFIHDPTHIEANKALFKV, encoded by the coding sequence GTGAAACCTTTACCTAAGATATTAATTTTTATAGACTGGTACCTGCCGGGGTTTAAAGCCGGGGGACCTATACAGTCGTGTGCCAACTTGGTTGCTCATCTTAAAGCCTATTTTCAGTTCTATATTATTACCCGCAATACCGATTATTGCTCAGATATACCCTATCCTGGTGTAGCTTCTGACTCCTGGAATGAGGTGGAGGGCGTTCAGGTATATTATCTGTCTAAAGATAAAATCAATTACCGAAATATTAAACGGTTAACAGCAGCAGTACTGGCTGATTATATCTATATCAATGGTATCTATTCTTTAAATTTTTCTTTGATACCATTAGTCGTAGCTAAAAGGCTGAGTCATAAGCATATTATAGTGGCAGGGCGCGGTATGTTTGCCCAAAGTGCTGTGCAGGTTAAAGCAACAAAGAAAACCCTTTTCTTTAAAATTGTCAGGCTTCTTCGGCTTTACCAGGACGTTACGTTTCATGCTACCAACCCAAAGGAGGCGCAGGATATTAAAGGACTTCTTGGTAGTGAAACAAACGTGTGGGTTGCTGCCAACATGGCAAAAGCTGTTAACGCTGGTTCACTTTCTGCAAGAGAAAAAAAAGCAGGGGAATTGAAGCTTGTAAGTATAGCCAGAATATCTCCTGAAAAGAATACATTGTTTGCATTAGAAGTTCTGTCAGCTTACGAGGGCACCGGAAAAATCTGTTTCGATATTTATGGCCCGGTTTATAATATTGCCTATTGGGAGCAGTGCCAGAGAGTAATTGCTAAAATGCCGCATAATGTATCTGTCAGGTATAAAGAAAGCCTTGATCGTGAACTTGTATTTGAAACGTTAAAACAGTACCATGTCCTTTTTATGCCGACTCAGGGTGAAAATTTTGGACATATTATCCTGGAAAGTCTCACAACGGGTTGTCCGGTTATCATCAGTGATCAGACACCCTGGAAAAATCTGCATGAAAAGAAAGTTGGTTATGACATCGCCCTGACAAACCATCAATCATATATAAAAGCCATTGAGGCTTTTCTGGGCATGGAACAGGAGCAGTACGATCAAATTTCAGCAAATGCTTTTAATTGCGCCATCAGCTTCATACACGATCCAACTCATATAGAAGCTAACAAAGCCTTATTTAAAGTGTAA
- a CDS encoding patatin-like phospholipase family protein produces MKIGLALSGGGARGIAHLGVLKAFDELGIRVNVISGVSSGAIAGVFYAAGYKPSEILKLIKELSVIKVVRPTFRRSGLMNLSEVEKLYHQYLGEHIKFEHLKIPVVIGATEMSQGINIYYSSGELIKPLLGTTAVPVLYQPVEFEGKKLNDGGLLNNLPIDVIQQECDLKIGVHVNPINHQANLTNLRSLTERTVQLAINNNVRPNMHLCDLLLEPQELKYYRLTSFYKAQQLFDIGYLYTMQMAEHIQVKINNIKFT; encoded by the coding sequence ATGAAAATAGGCTTAGCACTTTCAGGAGGAGGCGCAAGAGGCATAGCGCACCTTGGTGTTCTAAAAGCGTTTGATGAATTAGGAATCAGGGTGAATGTAATTTCAGGAGTCAGCTCAGGGGCAATTGCCGGTGTGTTCTATGCTGCAGGTTATAAACCCTCTGAAATCCTGAAGCTCATTAAAGAGCTGAGTGTGATTAAAGTAGTCCGTCCTACCTTCAGAAGATCCGGGCTTATGAACCTGAGCGAAGTAGAAAAGCTCTATCATCAGTACTTAGGAGAGCACATCAAATTTGAACATCTAAAGATTCCCGTAGTTATTGGTGCCACTGAAATGTCTCAGGGTATTAATATTTACTATTCGAGCGGCGAATTAATTAAGCCGCTTTTAGGCACTACAGCTGTTCCTGTGCTTTACCAACCCGTTGAATTTGAAGGTAAAAAGTTAAACGATGGAGGTTTGTTAAATAACCTGCCCATCGATGTCATTCAGCAGGAGTGCGATCTAAAGATAGGAGTACATGTTAATCCGATTAACCACCAGGCAAATCTTACGAATCTGCGCAGTTTAACAGAACGAACGGTTCAGCTGGCAATTAACAACAATGTGAGGCCGAATATGCATTTGTGCGACCTGCTACTGGAACCGCAGGAGTTGAAATATTACAGGTTAACAAGTTTTTATAAGGCACAGCAGCTATTTGACATAGGGTATCTGTATACCATGCAGATGGCGGAACATATCCAGGTAAAAATTAATAATATTAAATTTACATAA
- a CDS encoding autotransporter outer membrane beta-barrel domain-containing protein — MIKAKVKAGSILLGGNIQGSVLSVSDQITNPQVKDERQEINLLVNSKVGYFILHDFVAGLDVNLSHDSRRNKLDAESLPFRRTYLLGGPFVRYYLDNGFFGELTVAAGLDNTYTKNKLNVWETSFGVGYAHFINEKISLEPYISYRYFNESYDGGTRTSMGPMFGFGVQSYILRRKAHVIKIAL; from the coding sequence TTGATTAAAGCTAAAGTAAAGGCTGGTTCTATTCTTTTAGGAGGTAACATTCAGGGCTCTGTGTTAAGCGTATCCGATCAGATTACCAACCCGCAGGTGAAAGATGAAAGGCAGGAGATCAATCTTTTAGTTAACTCTAAAGTAGGATACTTTATTCTGCATGACTTTGTGGCCGGGCTTGATGTTAACCTGAGCCATGACAGCAGAAGAAATAAACTAGATGCCGAGAGCCTGCCTTTTCGGAGAACGTATCTGTTAGGAGGTCCATTTGTTCGGTACTACTTGGATAATGGCTTTTTTGGAGAGTTAACAGTTGCTGCCGGTCTCGACAACACCTACACAAAAAATAAGCTTAATGTTTGGGAAACGTCTTTCGGAGTAGGATATGCTCATTTTATAAATGAAAAAATCTCTTTAGAACCATATATATCTTACAGATATTTTAACGAGTCTTACGATGGAGGAACGCGTACTTCCATGGGCCCTATGTTCGGCTTCGGTGTTCAGTCATACATACTTCGCCGAAAAGCACACGTTATAAAAATAGCTTTATAA
- a CDS encoding glycosyltransferase family 1 protein, protein MALIKNCFYAARRQGDINHITGDVNYIALVLDGKKTVLTIHDIESLAGSNWLKNLLLSLFWLKLPVKRAAFITVVSHHSKKKLIQATGVSESKVVVIPNCIQIPEAAYKPKETINKQEPVLLQVGTKSNKNLSMLVEAVTGLSCKILILGKLTEDQVNLLNRQGIRYENYFNLKYQEVLELYYKADILTFVSTYEGFGMPILEANALGIPVITSNTASMPEVAGEGALFVNPYKASEIRAAIEKLIEDDQLRASLVKAGKVNVARFSPEKIASQYEALYARVTETAK, encoded by the coding sequence GTGGCTTTAATAAAAAATTGCTTTTATGCTGCCCGCAGACAGGGAGACATTAACCATATTACGGGGGATGTAAACTACATTGCCTTGGTATTAGATGGAAAAAAGACTGTCTTAACCATTCACGATATTGAATCCCTAGCTGGTTCTAATTGGTTGAAGAATCTTTTACTTTCCCTTTTCTGGCTAAAGCTTCCGGTTAAAAGGGCTGCATTTATTACTGTTGTTTCACATCACAGTAAAAAAAAGCTGATTCAGGCCACAGGTGTATCTGAGAGTAAAGTGGTGGTGATACCTAATTGTATACAGATTCCGGAGGCAGCCTACAAGCCAAAGGAAACTATAAATAAGCAGGAACCGGTTTTGCTCCAGGTGGGAACTAAAAGCAATAAAAATCTTTCAATGCTGGTGGAAGCTGTTACAGGCTTGTCCTGTAAAATACTTATTTTAGGTAAATTAACGGAGGATCAGGTAAATTTATTAAATCGACAGGGCATTCGTTATGAAAATTATTTTAATTTGAAGTATCAGGAGGTGTTGGAGCTTTACTACAAAGCGGATATACTTACTTTTGTTTCAACGTACGAAGGATTTGGAATGCCAATTTTGGAAGCGAACGCTTTAGGAATACCTGTTATCACCAGCAATACTGCCTCTATGCCCGAGGTAGCGGGAGAGGGGGCTCTCTTCGTAAACCCTTACAAGGCTTCAGAAATAAGGGCCGCCATTGAAAAGTTAATTGAAGATGACCAGTTAAGAGCTTCTTTAGTAAAGGCTGGCAAGGTAAATGTTGCCCGTTTCAGTCCGGAAAAAATAGCATCGCAGTATGAGGCTTTATATGCCCGTGTAACTGAAACAGCCAAGTGA
- a CDS encoding glycosyltransferase family 4 protein, whose translation MYKIKSSAKKCRIAIISSHPIQYNAPLFKLLAANPYLKVKVFYSLGESYLRVKDKGFAKKIKWDIPLLEDYEYKFLTNSSGNPSTSSFNGIVNPTIIDDITEFKPDIILVYGWSFDSHLKVLRHFKGKVKIYFRGDSTLLNEKPGVKRFIRKLFLTWVYSHIDKALYVGTNNRQYYLKYGLKEKNLVFAPHAIDNARFGNDILYNQEAFQLRESLKISKSATVFAFIGKFEEVKNPLLLLAAFKKIKLNNIALLMVGDGVLESALKQEAKEVANVHFLPFQNQSIIPSIYRMANVFVLPSVSETWGLAVNEAMACGLPVITSSKLGCAVDLVKEGRNGYIFESENLESLSEKLVLCASKPIAELKEMGLVSKELIADWNFDRVCHAFLDNLP comes from the coding sequence ATGTATAAAATTAAATCCTCCGCAAAAAAATGCAGGATAGCAATTATAAGTAGTCATCCGATTCAATATAATGCACCTCTTTTTAAATTATTGGCAGCAAATCCTTATTTAAAAGTAAAGGTCTTTTATTCCCTGGGCGAATCTTACTTGAGAGTAAAAGATAAGGGGTTTGCAAAAAAAATTAAATGGGACATTCCATTATTAGAAGATTACGAATATAAATTTCTGACAAATTCTTCAGGCAACCCCAGCACTTCCAGTTTCAATGGCATAGTCAACCCAACGATCATTGATGATATTACTGAATTTAAGCCAGATATCATTTTAGTTTATGGATGGAGCTTTGATAGTCACTTAAAAGTTCTTAGGCATTTCAAAGGTAAAGTTAAAATATACTTTAGAGGGGATTCAACATTGTTAAATGAAAAACCAGGAGTTAAACGTTTCATACGTAAACTATTTCTAACCTGGGTGTATAGTCATATAGATAAAGCTCTTTATGTTGGAACAAATAATAGGCAGTATTATTTGAAGTATGGTTTAAAAGAGAAGAATTTAGTTTTCGCACCGCATGCCATAGACAACGCACGATTCGGAAATGATATATTATATAATCAGGAAGCGTTTCAACTGAGGGAAAGTCTAAAAATTTCAAAATCAGCTACTGTTTTTGCCTTTATAGGCAAATTTGAGGAGGTAAAAAATCCTCTTTTACTTCTTGCTGCGTTCAAGAAGATCAAGTTAAATAATATTGCTTTGCTGATGGTGGGGGATGGCGTTCTGGAGTCTGCATTAAAGCAGGAGGCAAAAGAGGTAGCCAATGTTCATTTTTTACCTTTTCAAAACCAATCCATTATACCATCGATTTATAGAATGGCTAACGTTTTTGTTTTGCCTTCTGTAAGTGAAACCTGGGGATTGGCTGTGAACGAAGCAATGGCATGTGGTTTACCTGTAATAACAAGTAGTAAATTAGGGTGTGCCGTTGATTTGGTGAAAGAAGGCAGGAATGGTTATATATTTGAATCTGAAAATTTGGAATCTTTATCCGAAAAACTGGTGTTGTGTGCATCTAAACCTATAGCAGAGTTGAAGGAAATGGGTTTGGTCTCTAAGGAGTTGATAGCAGATTGGAATTTTGATAGAGTTTGTCACGCATTCCTGGATAATTTACCATAA
- a CDS encoding acetyl-CoA carboxylase carboxyltransferase subunit alpha has translation MLLDFEQPIAALEGKLQEMKKLASESQVDVSEAVKALEEKIKTLKKETYANLTRWQRVQLSRHPLRPYTLDYVEGITDKFVELHGDRTVGDDKAMVGGFGEIDGRSVMFIGQQKGRNTKQRQMRNFGMANPEGYRKALRLMKMAEKFNRPIVTFIDTPGAFPGLEAEERGQGEAIARNLKEMFMLKVPVICIIIGEGASGGALGIAIGDRVMMLENTWYSVISPESCSSILWRSWNYKEQAAEALKLTATDMLQHKLIDGIIKEPLGGAHTEPDKMKRLLKKQIIKLLDELDAVDPEERIMQRIEKFGSMGVVQEN, from the coding sequence ATGCTTTTAGATTTCGAACAGCCAATTGCCGCCTTAGAAGGCAAGTTACAGGAGATGAAAAAACTGGCCAGTGAAAGCCAGGTGGATGTTTCAGAGGCAGTAAAGGCACTTGAAGAGAAAATCAAGACTCTGAAAAAAGAGACCTATGCTAACCTTACCCGTTGGCAGCGTGTCCAGCTTTCGCGTCACCCGCTCAGGCCTTATACCTTGGACTATGTAGAGGGCATAACGGATAAGTTTGTAGAACTGCATGGCGATCGTACAGTAGGCGATGACAAAGCGATGGTTGGCGGTTTTGGTGAGATTGACGGGCGTTCGGTTATGTTTATAGGGCAGCAGAAGGGCCGGAATACAAAGCAACGCCAGATGCGTAATTTCGGCATGGCAAATCCTGAAGGTTATAGAAAAGCATTACGCCTGATGAAAATGGCGGAGAAGTTTAACAGACCTATCGTTACTTTCATTGATACACCGGGTGCCTTCCCAGGGCTGGAAGCAGAAGAACGCGGACAGGGCGAAGCCATTGCTCGAAACCTGAAAGAGATGTTTATGCTGAAGGTGCCGGTTATTTGTATCATCATCGGTGAAGGAGCTTCTGGTGGTGCATTGGGCATAGCGATTGGCGATAGGGTAATGATGTTGGAAAATACTTGGTATTCGGTTATTTCACCGGAGTCGTGCTCATCAATCTTATGGCGTAGCTGGAACTATAAAGAACAGGCTGCTGAGGCGTTGAAACTTACAGCTACCGATATGTTGCAGCACAAATTGATTGATGGCATTATAAAAGAGCCGCTTGGTGGTGCACATACAGAACCTGACAAAATGAAGCGCCTGCTTAAAAAGCAAATTATTAAGCTTTTAGATGAACTTGATGCCGTTGATCCGGAAGAGCGCATCATGCAGCGAATAGAAAAATTCGGTTCGATGGGCGTTGTGCAGGAGAACTAA
- a CDS encoding MBL fold metallo-hydrolase, protein MKLHVIDTGFFKLDGGAMFGVVPKTLWQRTNPADENNLCTWAMRCLLIEDGDRLILIDNGIGDKQDAKFFSHYYLHGDDNLLKSLHKAGFAPEDVTDMFLTHLHFDHCGGGVKYKANSQEPELVFPNATYWTNKDHWQWATEPNAREKASFLKENLLPMQESGHLQFIDQQAPSPFPQFDIFYADGHTDKMMVPIISYKGQKIAYMADLLPSVGHIPLPYVMGYDTRPLLTLQEKELFLKRAAQEKLILFLEHDAAHECCTVAETEKGIRLDSTFSLSEA, encoded by the coding sequence GTGAAGCTACACGTTATCGATACAGGATTCTTTAAGCTGGATGGTGGTGCTATGTTCGGGGTGGTGCCCAAAACGTTGTGGCAAAGAACAAATCCTGCCGATGAAAATAATCTGTGCACCTGGGCCATGCGTTGCCTGCTGATTGAGGATGGCGACCGGTTAATCCTGATCGATAATGGCATAGGAGATAAGCAGGACGCCAAGTTCTTTAGTCATTATTACCTACATGGCGACGACAACCTCCTTAAATCGCTGCATAAAGCTGGTTTTGCGCCCGAAGATGTTACGGATATGTTTCTCACGCACCTGCACTTCGACCATTGTGGAGGCGGTGTGAAGTATAAAGCAAACAGCCAGGAGCCAGAGCTTGTTTTTCCCAACGCAACCTACTGGACTAACAAAGACCATTGGCAGTGGGCAACAGAGCCGAATGCGCGTGAAAAGGCATCCTTCTTGAAAGAAAACCTGCTGCCAATGCAGGAGAGCGGACACTTACAGTTTATTGATCAGCAGGCACCATCTCCTTTTCCTCAGTTCGATATATTTTATGCTGATGGGCATACCGACAAAATGATGGTGCCCATCATATCTTACAAAGGGCAGAAGATAGCTTATATGGCCGATTTGCTGCCTTCTGTGGGGCATATTCCACTGCCGTACGTTATGGGCTACGATACAAGGCCTTTACTGACATTGCAGGAGAAAGAGCTTTTTTTAAAGCGGGCAGCTCAGGAAAAACTCATCCTGTTCCTCGAGCATGATGCTGCGCACGAGTGCTGTACAGTTGCAGAAACTGAAAAAGGGATTCGCCTCGACAGCACCTTCTCCTTGAGCGAAGCCTGA
- a CDS encoding 1-acyl-sn-glycerol-3-phosphate acyltransferase, with product MFGKLLAKAIFKVSGWKLNGNLTPENRRCVMIAAPHTSNWDFIYARAAFYLMDAPIRFTIKKEFMGFPFGGLLKAMGALPVDRSKNTKMVDAMIRIFQENKEDMCVMVTPEGTRKYQPRWRRGFYYVAEGAGVPIVLGYLDYAKKEAGIGPTFYPSGDIETDMKFILDFYRTKTAKFPKNGVR from the coding sequence ATGTTTGGTAAATTATTAGCTAAAGCAATATTCAAGGTAAGTGGCTGGAAGTTAAATGGGAATCTAACACCCGAAAATCGCCGTTGTGTTATGATTGCCGCACCTCATACCAGTAACTGGGACTTTATATATGCCAGAGCGGCTTTTTACCTCATGGATGCTCCCATACGCTTCACCATTAAAAAAGAGTTTATGGGTTTCCCCTTCGGTGGCCTACTAAAAGCTATGGGAGCCTTGCCGGTAGATAGGTCCAAAAACACTAAAATGGTAGATGCCATGATTCGGATCTTCCAGGAAAACAAAGAAGATATGTGTGTGATGGTAACACCGGAAGGAACACGTAAGTACCAGCCCCGTTGGAGAAGGGGATTTTATTATGTGGCAGAGGGTGCTGGAGTTCCTATCGTATTGGGTTACCTGGATTATGCTAAAAAAGAAGCAGGCATAGGCCCTACGTTTTATCCTAGTGGTGATATTGAAACCGATATGAAGTTTATTTTAGATTTCTACCGCACCAAGACCGCTAAATTCCCGAAAAATGGCGTAAGGTAA
- a CDS encoding WcaF family extracellular polysaccharide biosynthesis acetyltransferase, which translates to MQATQNKVSLRSYNNSWYKPGGNALKRTCWYFVNIFFFLNPLNPFSKLKVWLLRLFGASVGQEVVLKPGIRIKYPWLLEIGSYVWIGENVWIDNLVQVRIADNVVLSQGAMLLTGSHDYKKKGFDLLVGAIDIQEGVWIGAKALVCPGVSCGSHSVLAAGSVATTAMEPYTVYQGNPATAKRTRTILA; encoded by the coding sequence ATGCAGGCTACTCAAAATAAAGTATCCCTCCGAAGCTACAATAACAGCTGGTACAAACCAGGTGGAAACGCATTGAAGCGCACCTGTTGGTATTTTGTAAATATCTTTTTCTTTTTGAACCCGCTTAATCCGTTCAGTAAACTTAAAGTATGGCTCTTGCGGCTCTTTGGGGCAAGCGTGGGGCAGGAGGTAGTGCTAAAGCCTGGCATCCGTATCAAGTACCCATGGCTTTTAGAGATCGGCAGCTATGTCTGGATAGGTGAGAATGTCTGGATTGATAACCTGGTTCAGGTAAGGATAGCTGATAATGTGGTGCTGTCGCAGGGGGCAATGCTACTTACTGGAAGTCATGACTACAAGAAAAAAGGGTTTGATTTGCTGGTGGGTGCTATAGACATACAGGAAGGCGTCTGGATCGGAGCGAAAGCGTTGGTATGTCCTGGTGTAAGCTGTGGTTCGCATAGTGTTTTAGCAGCTGGTTCGGTTGCTACAACTGCTATGGAGCCTTATACTGTATACCAAGGCAATCCTGCAACTGCAAAGCGCACCAGAACAATACTTGCTTAG